One stretch of Clavelina lepadiformis chromosome 6, kaClaLepa1.1, whole genome shotgun sequence DNA includes these proteins:
- the LOC143462270 gene encoding uncharacterized protein LOC143462270, whose product MENLDDYQFSDDDSNDNNPYQNLVEVMKSMGYSEEKTRRGIEETGVSSNVSDLSIALLCEHLSDETMPLSVADTTCLVPPTESSNDYKAVQIFRPKPNNSGYELNQNELEKLFSHPDVVNKPVAIYSLAGTMRQGKSFLLNLFLRYLQSKRSNNWLQNKSYVINKGFGWRGGEDKCTEGIWIWTEPFEVQTKEGSLVIFLMDTQGTFDHETSIKGCSSIFALSTLISSVQIFNIMRQINESHLQHLQLFTEYGKMAKKNSHNQGGKDFQHLMFLVRDSFIPNKFGLEGGRDTLDRVLQVKQDHGELRSVRQHIRQSFEKVDCCLLPKPGDKVEVREPQSPTLTMQDVSQQFLVEVGKLAQYLFKDNLTAKRVNGCKVTGGDLINLIIAYCRVFESGNMPDIQPILEASAKAGILTLIQQCKSDYKETMKEMCGSNYVEADSLREIHEICKEGILTNFDQKPKLGEPSFIAQNKQVLSDQLDQIYDTVKQINNAKKEQMRSSIRDELVKAEEIFSSSLQQLSGGVFVNESVFNCICQDSKRMAMQIFSDSTKHFDQDLVEEYKTRLREHLKNSSQRFSETNRLRKIEFERKLTNVAVDAKKVYANLMEHKCDGKYLESSIFEKVHQESMQTALNKFEGCHNPNLILPWEEKRSEVAAELHQLKQRYEEDNDTNRKLIYGQILNTMSSIKEIYNKQMDKECGSSYATMDRFKRAHEMSKRQAATIIRSVEIEKGKLFADKCRAEMENILCSEKQKREAKNENYKAASIDEFKSRANLALKTYRQNIEENKNIYVIDGNLETNHQRFRLEALRVYTSMNFVEPKREYEEILEELKTDISTQYELGQQRNLENKQFAGEKAEQLHQELKAGYMTHMQQLCDAKYVEPDALAAEHKRIKRLILDRFQQQTGGLFPAITNKCSNEIEEIYRTVKTNNEKIKPSVFRKVGKALLGGAVGALGGFFLPPPGSTIFRFVTATVGGVIGFIKHWS is encoded by the exons ATGGAGAATCTGGATGATTACCAGTTTTCTGATGACGATTCCAACGATAATAACCCTTACCAGAACCTTGTTGAAGTCATGAAATCAATGGGTTATTCAGAAGAGAAAACACGGAGAGGCATCGAAGAAACAG gTGTAAGTTCAAACGTCAGCGACCTATCTATAGCTTTGTTGTGCGAACATTTAAGCGATGAAACAATGCCATTGAGCGTAGCAG ATACGACTTGCCTTGTGCCACCTACAGAATCTTCAAATGATTACAAAGCGGTTCAGATCTTTCGCCCTAAACCAAACAACAGCGGATATGAACTCAATCAGAACGAActggaaaaattgttttctcaTCCAGATGTTGTCAATAAACCAGTAGCAATTTATTCTCTTGCTGGAACCATGCGACAAGGAAAGTCCTTTCTGCTAAATCTATTTCTGCGTTATTTGCAAAGCAAAAGG TCAAATAActggttgcaaaataaaagctaCGTAATAAACAAAGGATTTGGATGGAGAGGCGGCGAAGATAAGTGCACGGAAGGTATTTGGATATGGACGGAACCTTTTGAAGTACAAACCAAAGAAGGCTCA CTTGTCATTTTCCTCATGGACACTCAAGGGACATTTGATCATGAAACTTCAATAAAAGGATGTTCTTCGATCTTTGCTCTCAGCACCTTAATAAGCTCTGTGCAAATTTTCAACATCATGAgacaaataaatgaaagcCACTTGCAACATTTACAG CTCTTTACTGAATATggaaaaatggcaaaaaagaATTCACATAATCAAGGGGGAAAAGATTTTCAG CATTTAATGTTCCTTGTCCGTGACTCATTCATTCCTAACAAGTTCGGTCTTGAAGGAGGAAGGGATACGCTTGATCGAGTGCTGCAGGTCAAACAAGACCATGGAGAATTACGATCGGTTCGTCAACATATTCGCCAATCATTTGAAAAGGttgattgttgtttgttgcCTAAACCTGGAGATAAAGTTGAAGTTAGGGAACCTCAATCTCCTACCTTaacaatgcaag ATGTATCTCaacaatttcttgtcgaaGTTGGAAAATTGGCCCAGTATTTATTCAAAGATAACCTGACTGCGAAACGAGTTAATGGATGTAAGGTCACAGGAGGAGACCTCATCAATTTAATAATTGCTTATTGTCGAGTATTTGAAAGTGGAAATATGCCGGATATTCAACCGATTTTAGAg GCAAGTGCCAAAGCAGGGATACTTACATTGATACAGCAGTGCAAATCAGATTACAAGGAAACGATGAAAGAG ATGTGCGGATCTAACTATGTTGAAGCCGATTCCTTGCGTGAAATCCACGAGATTTGCAAAGAAGgaattttgaccaattttgATCAGAAGCCCAAACTTGGAGAACCTTCTTTTATTGCTCAgaacaaacaagttttatcTGACCAGCTAGATCAAATTTATGACACAGTTAAACAAATCAACAATGCTAAAAAG GAACAAATGAGAAGCAGTATAAGGGATGAACTTGTTAAGGCTGAGGAAATCTTTTCGTCAAGTCTCCAACAA TTAAGCGGAGGTGTTTTTGTCAATGAATCCGTCTTCAACTGCATTTGTCAAGACAGTAAAAGAATGGCTATGCAAATTTTCTCTGATTCAACAAAACATTTCGACCAGGATTTGGTAGAGGAATACAAAACAAGACTTCGCGAGCATTTGAAAAACTCAAGCCAAAGGTTTTCTGAAACCAATAGATTAAGAAAA ATTGAATTCGAAAGGAAACTCACAAATGTAGCTGTTGACGCTAAGAAAGTTTATGCAAACCTCATGGAGCAC AAATGCGATGGGAAGTATTTGGAATCatccatttttgaaaaagttcatCAAGAATCCATGCAAACTGCTTTGAACAAATTTGAAGGATGTCACAATCCAAATCTTATCCTTCCTTGGGAAGAGAAAAGATCAGAAGTTGCAGCAGAACTACATCAACTTAAACAGAGATACGAGGAAGATAATGATACAAACAGA AAACTCATCTATGgacaaattttaaacacaatgTCAAGTATTAAAGAAATTTACAACAAGCAAATGGATAAG GAATGCGGTTCTAGTTACGCCACGATGGATCGATTTAAACGTGCGCATGAAATGAGTAAAAGGCAAGCCGCAACTATAATACGCTCAGTTGAAATTGAGAAAGGTAAACTATTTGCTGACAAGTGCCGTGCTGAAATGGAAAACATCCTTTGCTCAGAAAAGCAAAAACGTGAGgctaaaaatgaaaactacaAG GCTGCTTCGATTGATGAATTCAAATCGAGAGCAAATTTAGCCCTGAAAACCTACAGACAAAACATTGAAGAG AACAAAAATATCTATGTTATCGATGGCAACCTTGAAACAAATCATCAACGATTCAGATTAGAAGCTTTACGCGTGTATACGTCAATGAACTTTGTAGAACCTAAACGTGAATACGAGGAAATTTTAGAAGAACTAAAAACTGATATCAGCACGCAGTACGAACTTGGTCAACAAAGAAACCTGGAAAATAAG CAATTCGCGGGGGAAAAGGCCGAACAACTTCATCAAGAGCTTAAAGCCGGATATATGACACACATGCAACAG CTGTGCGACGCAAAATATGTCGAGCCAGATGCCCTGGCCGCTGAACACAAAAGGATAAAGCGATTGATCCTGGATAGGTTTCAACAACAAACTGGTGGATTGTTTCCAGCCATCACCAACAAATGTAGCAATGAAATAGAAGAAATCTATAGAACTGTAAAAACCAACAACGAAAAAATCAAACCCAGTGTTTTTCGGAAAGTAGGAAAAGCTCTTCTGGGAGGTGCAGTAGGAGCTTTGGGCGGATTTTTTCTTCCCCCGCCCGGATCTACAATATTCCGTTTTGTGACTGCTACCGTTGGCGGTGTGATTGGATTCATTAAACATTGGTcttga